One Lacticaseibacillus rhamnosus genomic window carries:
- the trmL gene encoding tRNA (uridine(34)/cytosine(34)/5-carboxymethylaminomethyluridine(34)-2'-O)-methyltransferase TrmL, translated as MANHIVLFEPLIPANTGNIARTCAATNSYLHLIKPLGFETDDKHLRRAGLDYWAKVRIVYHDSLDDFMATVKDPQHLYLITKFADQTYSDRDYTDTHADHYFLFGKETTGLPEGFMREHEDQCLRIPMTANVRALNLSNCAALVVYEALRQQHFAGLETVHTYEHDKLK; from the coding sequence ATGGCGAATCATATTGTTTTATTTGAACCGTTAATTCCAGCGAACACTGGTAACATTGCGCGGACTTGTGCAGCGACCAATAGCTATTTGCACTTGATTAAGCCATTGGGATTTGAGACTGATGATAAGCATTTGCGCCGCGCCGGGTTGGATTATTGGGCCAAGGTTCGAATTGTCTATCATGATAGTCTTGATGACTTCATGGCAACGGTCAAGGATCCGCAGCATTTGTATCTCATCACCAAATTTGCAGATCAAACCTATTCTGATCGCGATTACACCGATACGCATGCCGACCACTATTTCCTTTTTGGCAAAGAAACCACTGGACTGCCTGAGGGATTTATGCGGGAACATGAAGATCAGTGCCTTCGTATCCCCATGACGGCAAACGTGCGCGCTCTCAATTTATCCAATTGTGCAGCATTAGTGGTTTATGAAGCTTTACGACAGCAGCATTTTGCCGGACTGGAAACCGTGCATACCTATGAACATGACAAACTAAAGTGA
- a CDS encoding DUF1149 family protein yields the protein MEAKRYPITVESFHYDLVKQGTPVKNDLQVAMRQIQWSDPKKQAELKKGNLFEMMIPFDVVPDNAGFEISGKITQIVQVMDYFGEANELPQEELGKLSRPLVETIETLTYQVTAVALDQGVNLQFGASDEQPGQA from the coding sequence ATGGAAGCAAAACGTTATCCGATTACGGTTGAATCATTTCATTATGATCTCGTGAAACAAGGAACCCCAGTGAAGAACGATTTACAGGTAGCCATGCGTCAGATTCAGTGGTCTGACCCTAAGAAACAGGCAGAATTAAAAAAAGGCAATCTTTTTGAAATGATGATTCCCTTTGACGTGGTGCCTGACAATGCCGGATTTGAAATTTCCGGTAAGATCACCCAAATTGTTCAGGTTATGGATTATTTCGGTGAAGCAAATGAGCTGCCACAAGAAGAACTGGGCAAATTGAGTCGGCCACTGGTTGAAACCATTGAAACCTTAACCTATCAGGTGACAGCGGTAGCCTTGGATCAAGGCGTTAATCTTCAGTTCGGCGCAAGTGACGAACAACCTGGCCAAGCTTAA
- a CDS encoding DNA translocase FtsK, with translation MAQKRGGRRRPRKKRPTKQQQHTLSWVGALFVVFASLAFFRLGIVGTVLANVFRLVVGDSFLVVSAATVVTGIWFLLADRLPKLARHVWIGLSIILIAALVLLTAQAMATLNVHSHYLLATWHLLQNDFGLMTTASQVGGGLLGAGLFALLAPLLSSLGATILAWFGVIAGILVFLGVGANQVFNWLQAFGQACKRGLIQVSDHITALKKADAKKAATRPTSTPEAATDAAHTQSEPSSERADDFTIKGPTPVKPLPQSEAPAPTKPASAAPVSESSAATAQVPASKLDADMPASDYQLPSLAMLTATPPVDQSAEYQAIKTNRTKLKETFESFGVKVGVKSATLGPSITQYEIQPAVGVKVSKIVNLSDDLALALAAKDIRIEAPIPGKSLIGIEVPNQHIATVGFKEVMAETPKAPNHPLVLPLGRDVNGQVVTFDLTKMPHLLIAGATGSGKSVMINVILTSILMRTKPTDVRLMLIDPKRVELSVYNGVPHLLTPVVTEAKKAPSALNKILTAMDERYQRFAAAGVRNMKEFNQKVAANPASGQSKMPYIVVIIDELSDLMMVAGHEIETAIVRLAQMARAAGIHVIIATQRPSVDVITGLMKANIPSRIAFATSSGIDSRTILDSNGAEKLLGRGDMLFSPIGASKPLRVQGAFIPSVDVERVVKAITDQVAPAYVDSMTPTENVETEQQGDSEDELYDDAKAFVIAQQSASTSMLQRRFRIGYNRAARLIDDLEANQIVGPSEGSKPRKVFVTPTDGNQS, from the coding sequence ATGGCACAAAAACGTGGCGGGCGCAGGCGACCGCGCAAAAAACGACCAACTAAACAGCAACAGCACACCTTAAGTTGGGTTGGCGCGCTATTTGTCGTGTTCGCGAGCCTGGCATTTTTCCGTCTCGGCATTGTTGGAACGGTCCTTGCCAACGTTTTTCGGTTAGTAGTTGGCGATAGTTTTCTGGTAGTCAGTGCTGCGACTGTTGTGACCGGTATCTGGTTTTTATTGGCAGATCGGTTGCCGAAGTTGGCGCGGCATGTCTGGATCGGGTTAAGTATCATTCTGATCGCCGCACTGGTTTTACTAACAGCACAGGCAATGGCGACACTGAATGTCCACAGTCATTATTTGCTAGCGACTTGGCACCTGTTGCAAAATGATTTTGGGTTAATGACAACCGCGTCACAAGTCGGAGGCGGCTTGCTTGGTGCAGGACTTTTTGCGTTGTTGGCGCCATTATTAAGTAGCTTAGGCGCAACCATTCTTGCGTGGTTTGGTGTCATTGCCGGTATCCTCGTGTTTTTGGGGGTGGGCGCCAACCAGGTTTTTAACTGGTTGCAAGCTTTTGGACAGGCTTGCAAACGTGGATTGATTCAGGTATCTGATCACATAACGGCGCTAAAAAAAGCAGATGCTAAAAAGGCTGCCACTCGTCCAACATCGACGCCAGAAGCTGCAACGGATGCTGCTCACACGCAATCAGAACCATCATCGGAGCGAGCCGATGACTTCACGATTAAGGGGCCAACTCCGGTTAAACCGTTGCCGCAAAGTGAAGCGCCTGCCCCAACGAAACCAGCAAGTGCCGCACCTGTGAGTGAGTCATCTGCTGCCACTGCGCAGGTGCCCGCCAGCAAGCTGGACGCAGACATGCCGGCTTCAGACTATCAGTTGCCTAGCCTAGCCATGCTGACGGCGACACCGCCTGTCGACCAAAGTGCAGAATATCAGGCAATTAAAACGAACCGTACAAAACTGAAGGAAACTTTTGAAAGCTTTGGGGTTAAGGTGGGCGTTAAAAGTGCGACATTAGGGCCGTCAATTACGCAATATGAGATTCAGCCCGCGGTCGGCGTAAAGGTTTCAAAAATTGTGAATCTATCCGACGACTTGGCATTGGCTTTAGCTGCAAAAGATATTCGGATTGAAGCACCGATCCCCGGGAAATCGTTAATCGGAATTGAAGTGCCCAATCAACATATTGCAACAGTCGGGTTTAAAGAGGTCATGGCGGAGACGCCTAAGGCACCGAATCATCCCTTAGTGTTACCACTTGGCCGGGATGTTAATGGTCAAGTGGTCACCTTTGATCTAACCAAAATGCCGCACCTACTAATTGCCGGCGCAACCGGTTCAGGTAAGTCAGTGATGATCAATGTGATCCTGACGAGTATCTTGATGCGTACGAAGCCAACTGATGTCCGGCTGATGTTAATCGATCCCAAACGTGTTGAATTGTCCGTTTATAATGGCGTGCCGCACTTATTGACGCCAGTCGTGACCGAAGCAAAAAAGGCGCCAAGTGCTTTAAATAAGATTTTAACCGCAATGGATGAACGCTACCAACGATTTGCGGCAGCAGGCGTGCGTAACATGAAAGAATTTAATCAAAAAGTAGCAGCAAATCCTGCCAGTGGTCAGTCCAAAATGCCGTATATCGTTGTCATTATTGATGAGTTAAGTGACTTGATGATGGTTGCGGGTCACGAAATTGAAACCGCCATTGTACGACTGGCCCAAATGGCGCGCGCTGCCGGCATTCATGTTATCATTGCCACACAACGGCCATCTGTGGATGTTATCACGGGGTTGATGAAGGCTAACATTCCATCACGTATTGCTTTTGCCACATCTAGCGGCATTGATTCACGTACGATTCTTGACAGTAATGGCGCAGAAAAACTTCTGGGCCGCGGTGATATGCTGTTTTCACCGATTGGCGCTTCCAAGCCATTACGAGTTCAAGGTGCGTTTATCCCGTCTGTTGATGTAGAACGGGTTGTGAAAGCTATCACGGATCAAGTGGCACCAGCTTATGTAGACAGTATGACGCCGACTGAAAATGTTGAAACCGAGCAACAAGGGGATTCTGAAGACGAGTTGTACGATGATGCCAAGGCATTTGTCATTGCACAACAAAGCGCTTCTACATCAATGCTGCAACGACGCTTTCGAATTGGCTATAATCGTGCGGCACGATTGATTGACGATCTTGAAGCTAATCAGATTGTTGGCCCCAGCGAAGGCAGTAAGCCCCGGAAAGTTTTCGTTACACCAACAGATGGGAATCAGTCATGA
- the yfmF gene encoding EF-P 5-aminopentanol modification-associated protein YfmF, with amino-acid sequence MQKEIKPGVWLMVLPTTQFKTTRINIQFLTPLRRDTVTKRTLLTSLLETNSQEYPTQAAMAAHLESLYGANFSIGVAREGRLHRVGVTMSTVDDRFTDAPLLPKAAAFLKTVLFSPNFQAGQFDAATFDREKQNLDHYLASLDDDRQTQAALGVQRLYFGVDPDQAIPSFGTREDLAPITTASLTAYYHQMISEDQVVITVLGDVQAEKVAALFADWPLAARSQTTPAIAFNLPEHAEVVSQTAKVVAQQAKFDLAYHVSTDLMGPKYAATLVAEELFGGSSLSLLFTNVREKASLAYYASSMLDTFRGLMLVQTGIESKDQARVADLIQQQLAAIVRGDFSDDRLQAIKDGILDHQRAAYDSPRFLTNQALYRLLVPDAPQDFESFASRIQAVDRQAVQQAAAAMKLQATYFLTGEDSE; translated from the coding sequence ATGCAAAAAGAAATCAAGCCGGGCGTTTGGCTTATGGTTTTGCCAACCACCCAATTTAAAACTACTCGGATCAATATTCAGTTTTTAACCCCATTGCGGCGAGATACGGTCACAAAACGAACGTTGCTGACCAGTCTTTTGGAGACAAATAGTCAGGAGTATCCAACTCAGGCAGCTATGGCGGCCCATTTAGAGTCACTTTACGGTGCAAACTTCAGTATTGGTGTTGCGCGCGAAGGCCGACTGCACCGGGTTGGGGTGACAATGAGTACTGTGGACGATCGGTTTACGGATGCACCGTTGTTACCAAAGGCAGCAGCGTTTTTGAAGACGGTTTTGTTTTCCCCCAACTTTCAAGCTGGGCAATTTGACGCGGCAACTTTTGATCGGGAAAAGCAAAACTTGGATCACTATCTGGCCAGTTTAGATGATGATCGTCAAACGCAGGCAGCATTGGGTGTCCAGCGTCTGTATTTCGGCGTTGATCCTGATCAGGCCATCCCCAGCTTTGGCACGCGTGAAGATCTTGCGCCGATCACGACAGCGAGTTTAACCGCCTATTACCACCAAATGATCAGTGAAGATCAAGTCGTTATCACCGTTTTAGGCGATGTTCAGGCTGAAAAAGTGGCGGCTTTGTTTGCTGATTGGCCACTGGCGGCGCGCTCGCAAACCACCCCCGCGATTGCATTTAATTTACCGGAGCATGCCGAAGTCGTCAGCCAAACCGCCAAAGTCGTTGCCCAACAAGCTAAATTTGATCTTGCCTATCATGTCAGCACGGATTTGATGGGTCCAAAGTATGCAGCTACTTTAGTGGCAGAAGAATTGTTTGGCGGTTCAAGTTTGTCATTGCTCTTCACCAACGTTCGCGAAAAGGCCAGTCTGGCTTATTATGCGAGTTCCATGTTGGATACTTTTCGCGGCTTGATGTTGGTTCAAACCGGGATTGAAAGCAAAGATCAGGCGCGGGTTGCGGATTTGATTCAGCAGCAACTGGCAGCCATTGTGCGCGGTGATTTTTCCGATGACCGGTTGCAGGCGATTAAAGATGGCATTTTGGATCATCAGCGTGCAGCGTATGATAGTCCGCGGTTTTTGACAAATCAGGCGCTGTATCGACTGTTAGTGCCGGACGCACCGCAAGACTTTGAAAGCTTTGCTAGCCGAATTCAGGCCGTGGATCGGCAGGCAGTGCAACAAGCGGCTGCCGCGATGAAACTGCAAGCGACGTATTTTCTGACTGGGGAGGACAGCGAATGA
- the yfmH gene encoding EF-P 5-aminopentanol modification-associated protein YfmH, translating to MKTQYFRDVDETLITTTLPNGLRLQVVPRPAYHKSYAIMTTDYGAIDTRFAPDGKQMVTYPAGIAHFLEHKLFEKEDHDAFDLFGETGASANAFTSATKTSFLFSTTTQLNKNLQILLDFVQAPFFSTESVAKEQGIIGSEIQMYQDDPGWRVYAGLLENLFPNHPAHVDVAGTAASIAQITPEMLYTIHRVFYQPSNMTLVIVGNIDAENVIDFVAANQAQKTFPTRQPIVRGVEADVQTADIIPYRELKMPVSRPKTLVGFKGQVAIPQTAAGWRYQLSIRLLLEVLFGDSSQLYQAWYDRGLIDDSFDFDFTNQRSFSYGLVGGDTDDPQGLSAAIKEVLAHAADQADLNRNRVALIKRASLGKYYAGLNGLNGVANQLSALSFGEASLFDFPQILNRIRFEDLEQLIPKLFNAEALTVLTMLPEGK from the coding sequence ATGAAGACACAATATTTCCGTGATGTTGATGAAACACTCATCACAACGACGCTGCCCAACGGTTTGCGCCTGCAAGTGGTGCCGCGCCCGGCGTATCATAAAAGTTATGCGATCATGACCACTGATTATGGTGCGATTGATACGCGCTTTGCACCGGACGGCAAGCAGATGGTGACTTATCCAGCCGGTATCGCCCATTTTTTGGAACATAAGTTATTTGAAAAAGAAGATCATGATGCATTTGATCTTTTCGGCGAGACCGGTGCGTCAGCCAATGCGTTTACCAGTGCGACAAAAACCAGCTTCTTATTTTCCACGACCACTCAATTAAATAAGAACCTGCAAATTTTGCTTGATTTTGTGCAGGCACCGTTTTTTTCCACGGAATCGGTGGCTAAAGAGCAAGGCATTATCGGCTCGGAAATTCAAATGTATCAAGATGATCCAGGTTGGCGGGTGTACGCTGGTTTGCTGGAAAACCTTTTCCCCAATCATCCAGCGCATGTTGACGTGGCAGGGACAGCAGCAAGTATCGCTCAGATTACGCCGGAGATGCTTTATACCATTCACCGCGTTTTTTATCAACCAAGTAATATGACCTTGGTGATTGTTGGCAATATTGATGCGGAGAATGTGATTGATTTTGTTGCTGCCAATCAGGCTCAAAAGACATTTCCAACGCGACAGCCAATTGTGCGAGGCGTTGAAGCAGACGTGCAAACAGCAGATATTATTCCTTATCGGGAGTTGAAAATGCCGGTCAGTCGTCCCAAAACGCTGGTTGGCTTTAAAGGACAGGTGGCAATTCCGCAGACGGCTGCTGGTTGGCGGTATCAATTAAGTATTCGCCTATTGCTGGAAGTTTTGTTTGGAGATTCATCGCAGCTTTATCAAGCATGGTATGATCGCGGTTTGATTGATGACTCGTTTGATTTTGATTTTACGAATCAGCGTAGTTTTAGTTATGGGCTTGTTGGCGGCGACACCGATGATCCTCAAGGCTTAAGCGCCGCCATTAAGGAAGTATTGGCACATGCTGCGGATCAGGCTGATTTGAATAGAAATCGGGTTGCGCTAATTAAACGCGCGTCACTCGGCAAATACTATGCCGGACTGAATGGGTTAAATGGCGTTGCCAACCAATTAAGCGCCTTAAGCTTTGGCGAAGCGTCTTTGTTTGATTTTCCGCAAATATTAAACAGGATTAGGTTTGAAGATCTTGAGCAGTTAATTCCTAAACTTTTTAATGCTGAAGCTTTAACGGTTTTGACAATGCTTCCGGAGGGAAAATAA
- the ymfI gene encoding elongation factor P 5-aminopentanone reductase, with translation MRSALIIGASGDIGQAVAAKLAAAGWSLYLHYFKHEQVVMDQMRAYQAAYPHQDFIPLQYDLTDDRHLDELTNQLFSLDAVIFAAGMTYYHLFKETTVPEMTTLMRVHLLTPMVLLTKVERKLAQSGHGRVIFIGSVYGGTGSAMEVAYSTVKGAQSAFVKAYAQEVASLGITVNVVAPGAVTTKMNTKMFDSDTLAKVQAEIPAARFATPQDISYYVSMLVAEEAAYLTGQTLYVTGGWRM, from the coding sequence ATGCGATCGGCTTTAATCATTGGCGCTTCTGGTGATATTGGCCAAGCGGTAGCAGCAAAATTGGCGGCAGCAGGGTGGTCGCTTTATCTGCATTACTTTAAGCATGAGCAAGTTGTGATGGATCAAATGAGGGCTTATCAAGCAGCATATCCGCATCAGGACTTTATTCCGTTACAATATGATTTGACGGATGACCGTCATCTAGACGAACTCACAAATCAACTTTTTAGTCTTGATGCTGTCATTTTTGCAGCCGGCATGACCTATTATCATCTTTTTAAAGAAACCACGGTCCCTGAGATGACGACTTTGATGCGGGTCCATTTGTTAACGCCGATGGTTCTTTTGACTAAAGTGGAGCGTAAATTGGCACAATCTGGTCATGGACGCGTTATTTTCATTGGATCTGTCTATGGTGGTACCGGATCAGCGATGGAGGTGGCCTATAGCACGGTCAAGGGAGCGCAAAGTGCCTTTGTGAAGGCTTATGCACAAGAAGTTGCCAGTCTTGGCATTACCGTGAACGTTGTTGCCCCCGGAGCCGTCACCACCAAAATGAATACAAAGATGTTTGACTCCGATACACTCGCCAAAGTTCAGGCAGAGATTCCCGCGGCTCGGTTTGCGACCCCCCAGGATATTAGTTACTATGTCAGTATGCTGGTTGCCGAGGAAGCGGCTTATCTAACCGGACAGACACTGTACGTAACAGGCGGCTGGCGCATGTAG
- a CDS encoding helix-turn-helix domain-containing protein encodes MDEIGQKLRDARIEKGYTIDDLQQITKIQKRYLIAIEEGHFDALPGDFYVRAFIKQYADTVGLDGDELLTQFQQDIPEPQPQEYAAQSVENKTRATRAEEASPVNRLRRYLPQIAIAAFVIVAIIVIYVVMLFSQSGPKQTIPADSESVAVSSKRSSSKASKSSKTSSSSKSSKSSASSSSKSSEKASKESKKKSDKLDISVAAANGATQAVTLKNLPTSGNKLTLGANGATAWISVIVNGSTTWQGSLTSGNTQEVTLPDNTSTFQVRSGNATATTIELNGKKVDISNGTSVVRTITFTSSTSESEASQE; translated from the coding sequence ATGGATGAAATTGGGCAAAAATTACGGGACGCCCGGATTGAAAAAGGCTATACCATTGATGATCTACAACAAATTACCAAAATTCAAAAACGCTACCTGATTGCGATCGAAGAAGGTCATTTCGATGCGTTGCCAGGCGACTTTTATGTGCGTGCCTTTATCAAGCAATATGCCGATACGGTTGGGCTTGACGGGGATGAATTGTTGACGCAATTTCAGCAGGATATCCCGGAACCGCAACCCCAAGAATACGCTGCACAGTCAGTTGAAAATAAGACTCGGGCGACCCGCGCCGAAGAAGCGAGTCCGGTTAACCGTTTGCGGCGCTATCTTCCGCAGATTGCGATTGCTGCCTTTGTGATTGTTGCCATCATCGTCATTTATGTCGTGATGCTATTTTCACAATCCGGACCGAAACAAACGATTCCCGCGGATTCCGAGAGTGTTGCGGTTTCGTCCAAGCGCAGTAGTTCTAAGGCATCGAAATCATCAAAAACCTCATCATCCTCGAAGTCTAGCAAGTCTTCTGCATCAAGTAGTTCCAAGTCATCAGAAAAGGCATCTAAAGAAAGCAAAAAGAAGAGTGACAAGCTCGACATTTCTGTTGCTGCGGCAAATGGTGCTACTCAGGCAGTTACGTTGAAGAATTTGCCGACCAGCGGGAATAAACTTACACTCGGTGCAAACGGGGCGACCGCTTGGATTTCAGTCATTGTCAATGGTTCGACAACTTGGCAGGGTTCCTTGACATCCGGAAATACACAAGAGGTGACATTACCAGATAATACGTCCACCTTCCAAGTCCGCTCAGGGAATGCGACTGCTACAACGATTGAGTTGAATGGCAAGAAGGTTGACATTTCAAACGGTACCAGTGTTGTTCGGACGATTACCTTCACAAGCAGTACAAGTGAAAGTGAGGCTTCTCAAGAATGA
- the pgsA gene encoding CDP-diacylglycerol--glycerol-3-phosphate 3-phosphatidyltransferase: MNLPNKLTLIRIFLIPVFTLLLAFNWPAGYLTIAGTKVAMSWFIALIIFIVASLTDFADGQIARRKHLVTNFGKFADPLADKLLVMTAFLFLTAAGQIPAWGTAIILWRELAVTGLRLLLSNEGEVLAAAWPGKIKTNTQMFAIIFLMLNNAWFNNINIPFALILFYVAVFFTIYSGVEYFYKNRGVFADSFGSKQQ, encoded by the coding sequence ATGAATCTCCCTAATAAGTTGACGCTGATTCGCATTTTCTTAATTCCTGTTTTCACTTTGTTATTGGCATTCAATTGGCCAGCTGGTTATCTGACAATTGCCGGGACAAAAGTTGCCATGAGCTGGTTTATCGCCTTGATCATCTTCATTGTGGCTTCACTTACCGATTTTGCGGATGGTCAGATTGCCCGGCGCAAACATTTAGTGACCAATTTTGGAAAATTTGCCGATCCGTTGGCCGATAAATTGTTAGTCATGACTGCATTTTTGTTCCTGACAGCAGCTGGACAGATTCCGGCATGGGGAACGGCGATTATCCTATGGCGTGAGTTAGCGGTGACGGGATTGCGACTATTGCTTTCCAATGAAGGAGAGGTACTGGCTGCTGCTTGGCCCGGAAAGATTAAGACCAATACGCAAATGTTTGCGATCATCTTTTTGATGCTCAATAACGCATGGTTCAACAACATTAACATTCCGTTTGCGCTAATCCTTTTCTATGTTGCAGTGTTCTTCACGATTTATTCTGGCGTGGAATATTTTTACAAGAATCGCGGCGTTTTTGCAGATTCATTTGGATCTAAACAGCAGTAA
- a CDS encoding competence/damage-inducible protein A, with amino-acid sequence MQAEIIAIGTEILMGQITNTNGAYMAKQLATLGIASYHQQVVGDNAKRLADAISLAEQRSDIVILIGGLGPTPDDLTKQTLAAHLNLPLVEDAGAMAKLAARVKQQQRPMTPNNRLQAMYPKGAIVLANRVGLAVGAWVEQRQHAYVLLPGPPKEFVPMVDHELLPRLAKYSGHQEVLESRVMRFFGVGESQLVTDLSDLIANQTNPTLATYIKDHEVTVRVTASGKTQAEAAAKLEPMIGIIMDREGRYFYGYGDDNSLAQELVKALAASDKQISAAESLTAGAFQAALGDVPGVSAYFKGGFVTYALATKAAFLNIDARQLAEHGVVSEFTAKAMAEHARQRAAADIAVSFTGVAGPDKLEGQPAGTVWIGLARLGEKPIAQVYHFPGGRNDVRKRAVMTGMMMVLKRLRE; translated from the coding sequence ATGCAAGCAGAAATTATTGCTATCGGAACGGAAATTCTGATGGGACAAATCACAAATACAAATGGCGCGTATATGGCTAAACAACTGGCTACATTAGGTATTGCAAGCTATCATCAACAGGTTGTTGGGGATAACGCAAAACGACTGGCTGACGCGATAAGTTTGGCTGAACAACGCAGTGATATCGTTATTTTGATTGGCGGTTTAGGACCAACACCGGATGATTTAACGAAGCAAACCCTAGCCGCACACCTGAATTTACCCTTGGTGGAAGACGCTGGCGCTATGGCCAAGTTGGCTGCGCGGGTTAAACAACAGCAACGTCCAATGACACCCAATAATCGCTTGCAAGCGATGTATCCCAAAGGCGCAATCGTATTGGCCAATCGTGTTGGGTTGGCGGTCGGCGCATGGGTTGAGCAGCGCCAACACGCCTATGTTTTATTGCCGGGACCACCTAAAGAGTTTGTGCCAATGGTTGATCATGAACTGTTGCCACGACTGGCAAAATATAGCGGGCATCAAGAAGTTTTGGAAAGTCGCGTGATGCGTTTCTTTGGTGTCGGCGAATCGCAACTTGTGACAGATTTAAGTGATTTAATTGCCAACCAGACGAATCCGACACTTGCAACTTATATAAAAGATCATGAGGTGACAGTTCGGGTAACTGCGAGTGGCAAAACACAAGCAGAAGCCGCGGCAAAACTTGAGCCAATGATCGGCATCATTATGGATCGTGAAGGCCGCTACTTTTACGGCTACGGTGACGATAACAGTCTTGCTCAGGAATTAGTCAAAGCATTGGCGGCTAGTGATAAGCAAATTAGTGCCGCTGAAAGCCTGACTGCAGGTGCATTTCAAGCGGCATTGGGAGACGTTCCGGGAGTCTCGGCTTATTTCAAAGGCGGCTTCGTTACGTACGCTTTAGCGACAAAAGCTGCATTTTTAAATATCGATGCCCGTCAGCTAGCAGAACATGGTGTGGTGAGTGAATTTACTGCCAAAGCAATGGCAGAGCATGCTCGTCAACGAGCCGCGGCAGACATTGCCGTTAGTTTTACCGGAGTTGCCGGTCCTGACAAGCTGGAAGGACAGCCAGCCGGCACCGTCTGGATTGGTTTGGCGCGGTTAGGAGAGAAACCAATAGCACAAGTTTATCATTTTCCGGGTGGGCGAAATGACGTCCGCAAGCGCGCCGTTATGACGGGGATGATGATGGTGTTGAAGCGTTTACGCGAATAA
- the recA gene encoding recombinase RecA, producing the protein MAETERQEALATALKKIEKNFGKGAIMRMGDKVETRVSAVSSGSLAIDDALGVGGLPRGRIVEIYGPESSGKTTVALHAVAMVQQHGGTAAYIDAENAMDPKYAAALGVNIDELLLSQPDTGEQGLEIADELVASGAIDILVVDSVAALVPRAEIEGDMGDAHVGLQARLMSQALRKLSGAINKTKTIALFINQIREKVGIVFGNPEITPGGRALKFYATVRMEVRRSEQIKNGADIIGNRTKIKVVKNKVAPPFKTAIVDIMYGQGISQSGELVDMAVEKDIIEKAGSWYAYQGERIGQGREHAKSYLETHEELRRTIEKQVRLAYGMSPDHVIDQADTETDTTTSAAS; encoded by the coding sequence ATGGCAGAAACCGAACGACAGGAAGCATTGGCAACGGCGTTAAAGAAGATTGAGAAGAATTTTGGCAAAGGGGCCATTATGCGGATGGGGGACAAAGTGGAGACACGCGTTTCTGCTGTTTCCAGCGGATCACTTGCAATTGATGATGCACTTGGTGTTGGTGGGCTGCCACGTGGACGAATTGTTGAAATCTATGGTCCGGAAAGTTCCGGAAAAACGACTGTGGCCTTGCATGCAGTTGCCATGGTTCAGCAACACGGTGGCACGGCCGCTTATATTGATGCCGAAAATGCCATGGATCCCAAATATGCAGCGGCACTTGGCGTCAATATTGATGAGCTGTTGCTTTCACAGCCGGATACCGGTGAACAAGGATTGGAAATTGCCGATGAGCTGGTTGCATCGGGAGCCATTGATATTTTAGTGGTTGATTCAGTGGCAGCTCTGGTACCGCGCGCAGAAATTGAAGGGGACATGGGTGATGCACACGTTGGGTTACAGGCACGGCTAATGTCACAGGCCTTACGAAAGTTGTCTGGGGCGATCAATAAAACCAAAACAATTGCCTTGTTCATCAACCAGATCCGGGAAAAAGTCGGTATTGTATTCGGCAATCCTGAAATTACGCCGGGCGGTCGGGCGCTGAAGTTTTATGCCACTGTGCGTATGGAAGTGCGCCGTTCTGAGCAGATCAAAAACGGTGCCGATATTATTGGCAATCGCACCAAAATCAAAGTGGTTAAAAATAAAGTTGCACCGCCGTTTAAGACTGCCATTGTTGATATTATGTATGGTCAAGGCATTTCCCAAAGCGGTGAACTTGTCGACATGGCGGTTGAAAAAGACATCATTGAAAAGGCGGGTTCGTGGTATGCCTACCAAGGCGAGCGCATTGGTCAAGGACGTGAACACGCTAAAAGCTATCTTGAAACGCATGAGGAGCTGCGCCGAACCATTGAAAAACAAGTCCGGCTTGCTTATGGAATGTCGCCGGATCACGTTATCGATCAAGCGGACACGGAGACAGATACTACCACATCTGCTGCATCATGA